A stretch of Mesorhizobium sp. M2A.F.Ca.ET.046.03.2.1 DNA encodes these proteins:
- a CDS encoding amino acid ABC transporter permease, whose product MLSQILYALPFLAEGFALTLWVSLLVVVLSLIAGVLLGVGLVYGPAPLRWSVRIFSDTIRGIPILVLMFFVYYGLPAVGLHLQSFWAAVLALTLFKTAQVVEYVRGAVASIPKGQSEAAMAIGLTFRQRLTSVIFPQAFRRFLPPWINGVTDAVKGSALVSLLGITDLMQAINQVIGRTYEAMPLYILGALIYFAVNYALSYASRRLERRFAFIRD is encoded by the coding sequence ATGCTGAGTCAGATCCTCTACGCCCTGCCGTTCCTCGCCGAGGGCTTCGCCTTGACCTTGTGGGTCTCGCTGCTGGTCGTGGTCCTGTCTTTGATCGCAGGGGTGCTGCTGGGTGTCGGCCTCGTCTATGGGCCGGCGCCGCTCCGTTGGTCGGTGCGCATTTTCTCGGACACCATCCGTGGCATCCCGATCCTGGTGCTGATGTTCTTCGTCTATTACGGCCTGCCCGCGGTCGGACTGCATCTGCAGTCCTTCTGGGCGGCGGTGCTGGCGCTCACGCTGTTCAAGACGGCGCAGGTCGTCGAATATGTGCGCGGCGCCGTGGCCTCGATACCGAAGGGCCAGTCAGAGGCGGCGATGGCGATCGGCCTGACCTTCCGGCAGCGCCTCACCTCGGTCATCTTCCCGCAGGCCTTCCGCCGCTTCCTGCCGCCCTGGATCAACGGCGTCACCGACGCCGTGAAGGGCAGCGCCCTGGTCTCGCTGCTCGGCATCACCGATCTGATGCAGGCCATCAACCAGGTCATCGGCCGCACCTATGAGGCGATGCCGCTCTACATCCTCGGCGCCCTGATCTATTTCGCCGTCAACTACGCGCTTTCCTACGCCAGCCGCAGGCTGGAACGGCGCTTCGCCTTCATCCGGGACTAA
- a CDS encoding amino acid ABC transporter ATP-binding protein codes for MATSSNNSPALLDIAEVSKSFGPVAVLRSVSLQVAKGEVVTVIGPSGSGKTTLLRCVNFLESYDSGSIRIDGKEVGYRDSGTRQRRSERDLAAMRAETGMVFQSFNLFPHLTAAGNIMLGLTKVRGKSNAEARSIAEHWLGRVGLAHKADSLPAELSGGQQQRVGIARAVAMEPKILLLDEITSALDPELVGEVLAVVKSLAEDGMTMLMVTHEMAFARDASSRIVFMADGGVSAVGPPKEVLAAETTNERLRTFLARFRASHF; via the coding sequence ATGGCCACCAGCTCCAACAACAGCCCAGCGCTTCTCGACATCGCCGAGGTCTCGAAATCCTTCGGCCCGGTCGCGGTGCTGCGCTCGGTCAGCCTGCAGGTGGCGAAGGGCGAGGTGGTCACCGTCATCGGCCCTTCCGGCAGCGGCAAGACCACGCTGCTGCGCTGCGTGAACTTCCTCGAGAGCTATGACTCGGGCTCGATCCGCATCGACGGCAAGGAAGTCGGATACCGTGATTCCGGGACGCGGCAGCGCCGCAGCGAACGCGATTTGGCCGCCATGCGCGCCGAAACCGGCATGGTGTTTCAGAGCTTCAACCTCTTCCCGCATCTGACCGCGGCCGGCAACATCATGCTCGGCCTCACCAAGGTGCGCGGCAAGAGCAATGCCGAAGCCCGCTCGATCGCCGAGCATTGGCTCGGCCGCGTCGGCCTCGCTCACAAGGCCGACAGCCTGCCGGCGGAGCTTTCAGGCGGCCAGCAGCAGCGGGTCGGGATTGCCCGCGCCGTCGCCATGGAGCCGAAGATTCTGCTGCTCGACGAGATCACCTCGGCGCTCGACCCCGAGCTCGTCGGCGAGGTGTTGGCCGTGGTGAAAAGCCTCGCCGAGGACGGCATGACCATGCTGATGGTGACGCATGAAATGGCCTTCGCCCGCGACGCCTCCAGCCGCATCGTCTTCATGGCCGATGGCGGCGTCTCGGCCGTTGGGCCGCCGAAGGAGGTTCTCGCCGCCGAGACCACCAATGAGCGGCTGCGCACCTTCCTGGCGCGTTTCCGCGCCTCGCATTTCTGA
- a CDS encoding RidA family protein, whose product MSPYERLAELGLTLPEPPTPIANFVTHAESGRLIFLSGQGPLRADGTLCTGKVGDNVTVEQAYEHARLTGLNLLAVMHAAAGDLSRIVRVVKLLGFVNATPTFSDHPKVVNGCSDLFADVFDKIGGHARSAIGVGSLPGNITVEIEAVVEITA is encoded by the coding sequence ATGTCGCCTTACGAACGGCTCGCTGAACTCGGCCTGACCCTGCCCGAGCCGCCGACACCCATCGCCAATTTCGTAACCCATGCCGAGAGCGGCCGTCTGATCTTCCTTTCGGGCCAGGGACCGCTGCGCGCTGACGGCACGCTGTGCACCGGCAAGGTCGGCGACAACGTCACCGTCGAGCAGGCCTATGAGCATGCCCGCCTCACGGGCCTCAACCTGCTTGCCGTCATGCATGCGGCGGCGGGCGACCTCAGCCGCATCGTGCGCGTGGTAAAACTGCTCGGCTTCGTCAACGCAACCCCGACCTTCAGCGACCACCCCAAAGTGGTCAACGGCTGCTCGGACCTTTTCGCCGATGTCTTCGACAAGATCGGCGGCCATGCCCGCTCGGCTATCGGCGTCGGCTCGTTGCCTGGCAACATCACCGTCGAGATCGAAGCGGTCGTCGAGATCACCGCCTGA
- a CDS encoding aminotransferase class V-fold PLP-dependent enzyme, whose translation MKTYSDAGSNTTIRERLGLRPIINVSGTMTALGASIIVPEAISAMAEMASQWVEMDDLQRAASAVVARLTGGEAGFITACCASGITMAIAGAMTGTNLLAIERLPDDTEGLKSEVVIQLGHIVNYGAPIDQSIRVAGAKVIPAGTVSVTQDYHLREAINERTAAALYVVAHHTVQYGMLSLEEFCEICHAKGVPVIVDAASEYDLRSFLARGADIVVYSGHKFLSGPTSGIVTGRKDLVRAAYLQNRGVARAMKVGKESIAGTMAALEAWEKRDHAGIRRREEAALNLWKDALQGIPGINAQIIPDPTNNPLDRLQVYVRPESRFTAAGLASALAAGSPPIIVRNHEVERGHFFLDPCNLHPGEAEIVAEQLRAVLTAKDRPADAMKVARKDSTGSLRWPD comes from the coding sequence ATGAAAACCTATTCCGACGCCGGCTCCAACACCACAATCCGCGAGCGCCTGGGCCTGAGACCCATCATCAACGTCTCCGGCACGATGACGGCATTGGGTGCTTCGATTATCGTACCCGAGGCGATCAGCGCCATGGCCGAGATGGCCTCGCAATGGGTGGAGATGGACGATCTGCAGCGCGCCGCGAGCGCAGTCGTCGCCCGACTCACCGGCGGCGAGGCCGGCTTCATCACCGCTTGTTGCGCCTCAGGCATCACCATGGCGATCGCCGGCGCGATGACCGGCACCAACCTTCTGGCGATCGAGCGGCTGCCGGACGACACCGAAGGGCTGAAGTCTGAAGTCGTCATCCAGCTCGGCCATATCGTCAATTACGGCGCGCCGATCGACCAGTCGATCCGGGTGGCCGGCGCCAAAGTCATTCCGGCGGGCACCGTCAGCGTCACCCAGGACTACCATCTGCGCGAGGCAATCAACGAGCGCACGGCGGCGGCCCTCTACGTCGTCGCCCACCACACCGTGCAATACGGCATGCTTTCGCTGGAGGAGTTTTGCGAGATCTGCCACGCCAAGGGCGTCCCGGTGATCGTCGACGCCGCCTCGGAATACGACCTTCGCAGCTTCCTGGCGCGCGGCGCCGACATCGTCGTCTACAGCGGCCACAAATTCCTTTCAGGGCCAACCAGCGGCATCGTCACCGGCCGCAAGGACCTGGTCCGCGCCGCCTATCTGCAGAACCGCGGCGTGGCGCGCGCCATGAAGGTCGGCAAGGAAAGCATCGCCGGCACCATGGCGGCGCTCGAGGCCTGGGAAAAGCGCGACCATGCCGGCATCCGCCGGCGCGAGGAGGCGGCGCTCAATCTGTGGAAGGACGCGCTGCAGGGCATTCCGGGTATCAATGCGCAGATCATTCCCGACCCGACCAACAACCCTCTCGATCGCCTGCAGGTCTATGTGCGCCCGGAGAGCCGCTTCACGGCTGCCGGACTTGCCTCCGCGCTCGCCGCCGGCTCGCCGCCGATCATCGTGCGCAACCACGAGGTCGAGCGAGGCCATTTCTTCCTCGACCCTTGCAATCTGCATCCTGGCGAGGCGGAGATCGTGGCCGAGCAACTGCGCGCCGTGCTGACGGCGAAGGACCGGCCGGCTGACGCGATGAAGGTCGCTCGCAAGGATTCGACCGGATCGTTGCGCTGGCCGGACTAG
- the purE gene encoding 5-(carboxyamino)imidazole ribonucleotide mutase produces the protein MTDQRADVAIIMGSQSDWATMRQAAETLDALGIPHKRLIVSAHRTPDRLYEFAKGAKAAGYKVIIAGAGGAAHLPGMTAAMTPLPVFGVPVESKALSGQDSLLSIVQMPAGIPVGTLAIGKAGAANAALLAAAVLALNDDKLAARLDAWRAAQTAKVAAEPTDAP, from the coding sequence TTGACCGATCAGCGTGCCGACGTCGCCATCATCATGGGCAGCCAGTCCGACTGGGCGACGATGCGCCAGGCGGCCGAAACCCTGGATGCGCTGGGCATTCCGCACAAAAGGCTGATCGTCTCCGCCCACCGCACCCCCGACCGCCTCTATGAGTTCGCCAAGGGGGCCAAGGCCGCCGGTTACAAGGTGATCATCGCCGGCGCCGGCGGCGCCGCGCATTTGCCCGGGATGACGGCGGCGATGACGCCGCTGCCCGTCTTCGGCGTCCCGGTCGAATCCAAGGCGCTGTCCGGCCAGGATTCGCTGCTCTCCATCGTGCAGATGCCGGCCGGCATCCCGGTCGGCACGCTGGCCATCGGCAAGGCGGGGGCGGCCAATGCCGCGCTGCTTGCCGCGGCGGTGCTGGCGCTTAACGACGACAAGCTCGCCGCCCGGCTCGATGCCTGGCGCGCGGCGCAGACCGCCAAGGTCGCCGCCGAACCGACGGACGCGCCGTGA
- a CDS encoding 5-(carboxyamino)imidazole ribonucleotide synthase encodes MSLAPGSTIGIIGGGQLGRMLAMAAARLGYRIVVLEPQADCPAAQVANRQIVAAYDDRAALADLAAASAVVTYEFENVPVAAARTLAATVPVYPPGRALEVAQDRVTEKSFLNDIGIPTAEFCPVDNDDHLTEALRKFDGSGVLKTRRMGYDGKGQRVFRNMETGGFAGTCEAMGNVPLILESLVAFEREISVIAARGLDGAIAAYDPAENVHREGILRSSTLPAAIGPQTAAAAKDAAAKILSALDYVGVIGVEFFVLADGSLLANELAPRVHNSGHWTEAACVISQFEQHIRAVAGLPLGSPARHSDCVLENLIGDDMLKVPALLAEPDLMLHLYGKAESRAGRKMGHFTRLVRPK; translated from the coding sequence GTGAGCCTGGCGCCCGGATCGACCATCGGCATCATCGGCGGCGGCCAGCTCGGCCGCATGCTGGCGATGGCTGCCGCCCGCCTTGGCTACCGCATCGTGGTCCTGGAGCCCCAGGCCGACTGCCCGGCGGCCCAGGTCGCCAACCGGCAGATCGTGGCCGCCTATGACGATCGGGCGGCGCTTGCCGACCTGGCCGCCGCCAGCGCCGTCGTCACCTACGAATTCGAGAATGTTCCGGTCGCCGCGGCGCGAACGCTGGCGGCAACGGTTCCCGTCTACCCGCCGGGCCGCGCGCTCGAAGTCGCGCAGGATCGCGTCACCGAGAAAAGCTTCCTGAATGACATCGGCATCCCGACGGCCGAGTTCTGTCCGGTCGACAATGACGACCATTTGACCGAAGCTTTGAGGAAATTCGACGGCAGCGGCGTGCTGAAAACCCGCCGCATGGGCTATGACGGCAAGGGCCAGCGCGTCTTCCGCAACATGGAAACAGGCGGCTTTGCAGGCACCTGCGAGGCGATGGGCAATGTGCCGCTGATCCTGGAATCGCTCGTCGCTTTCGAGCGTGAGATTTCGGTGATCGCCGCGCGCGGTCTCGACGGAGCGATCGCCGCTTACGATCCGGCCGAAAACGTCCATCGCGAAGGCATATTGCGCAGCTCGACCTTGCCGGCCGCCATCGGTCCGCAAACGGCAGCGGCCGCCAAGGATGCGGCCGCAAAAATCCTTTCCGCGCTCGACTATGTCGGCGTCATCGGCGTCGAGTTCTTCGTGCTTGCCGACGGCTCGCTGCTGGCCAACGAGCTGGCGCCGCGCGTGCACAATTCCGGCCACTGGACGGAGGCTGCCTGCGTCATCTCGCAGTTCGAGCAGCATATCCGCGCCGTCGCCGGCCTGCCGCTGGGCTCGCCCGCCCGGCATTCCGATTGCGTGCTGGAAAACCTGATCGGCGACGACATGCTGAAGGTACCGGCGCTGCTCGCCGAACCCGACCTGATGCTGCATCTCTACGGCAAGGCCGAGTCGCGCGCCGGCCGCAAGATGGGCCATTTCACGCGCCTCGTCAGGCCGAAATAA
- a CDS encoding lysozyme inhibitor LprI family protein → MRGLFLPACLVLLATAPAAFAEDCDRSDDSQSMLNICADADYQAADARLNAAYKNIVSSNDQASNRLLQTAQRAWIAFRDAECAYSTADSEGGSIHPMEVSQCLTKLTNERLKQLTSSANCKLSDPSCAGSDAGGDEDMQ, encoded by the coding sequence ATGCGCGGTCTTTTTCTGCCCGCCTGTCTTGTTCTCCTGGCGACCGCCCCGGCAGCGTTTGCCGAGGACTGCGACCGCAGCGACGACAGCCAGTCGATGCTGAACATCTGCGCCGATGCCGACTACCAGGCTGCCGATGCCAGGCTCAATGCCGCCTATAAGAACATCGTCAGCAGCAACGATCAGGCCTCGAATAGGCTGCTGCAGACGGCGCAGCGCGCCTGGATCGCCTTTCGTGACGCCGAATGCGCTTATTCGACCGCCGACAGCGAGGGCGGCTCCATCCATCCGATGGAGGTGTCGCAGTGCCTGACCAAGCTCACCAACGAGCGCTTAAAGCAGCTCACCTCCTCCGCCAACTGCAAGCTGAGCGATCCGAGTTGCGCCGGCTCCGACGCGGGCGGCGACGAGGATATGCAATAG
- the ykgO gene encoding type B 50S ribosomal protein L36: protein MKIKNSLKALKARHRDNRLVRRKGRIYIINKTAPRYKARQG, encoded by the coding sequence ATGAAGATCAAGAATTCGCTCAAGGCGCTCAAGGCGCGTCACCGCGACAACCGGCTGGTTCGCCGCAAGGGACGCATCTACATCATCAACAAGACCGCTCCGCGCTACAAGGCGCGCCAGGGCTGA
- a CDS encoding helix-turn-helix domain-containing protein → MNIDRRSGCPINLSLEVFGDRWSLIILRDVIFGGRRHFRELLNGSLEGIASNILADRLKRLMALGLLTKADDPSHKQKAIYSLTEMAITLVPIMAQLGAWGRVWLPVSEELSIRAELLEKGGPPLWEQFMDELRHEHLGAPSRTPPGAPSVRQQLRAAYEAVVERKAEELRHIKTEA, encoded by the coding sequence ATGAACATCGACCGCCGGTCCGGTTGCCCGATCAATCTGTCGCTCGAAGTGTTCGGCGACCGTTGGAGCCTGATCATCCTGCGCGACGTGATCTTTGGCGGCCGGCGCCATTTTCGCGAGCTGCTCAATGGCTCGCTGGAGGGCATCGCCTCCAACATCCTGGCCGACCGGCTGAAGCGGCTGATGGCGCTCGGCCTGCTGACCAAGGCCGACGACCCCAGCCACAAGCAGAAGGCGATCTACAGCCTGACCGAGATGGCGATCACGCTGGTGCCGATCATGGCGCAGCTCGGCGCCTGGGGACGCGTCTGGCTGCCGGTCAGCGAAGAATTGTCGATCCGCGCCGAGCTGCTCGAAAAGGGCGGTCCGCCGCTATGGGAGCAATTCATGGACGAGTTGCGCCATGAGCATCTAGGCGCGCCTTCGAGGACGCCGCCCGGCGCGCCGAGCGTGCGCCAGCAGTTGCGGGCCGCTTATGAGGCCGTCGTCGAGCGCAAGGCCGAGGAACTTCGCCACATCAAGACAGAGGCTTGA
- a CDS encoding alpha/beta hydrolase produces MTYAAQRPDIVSESFGSPKDPPILLIMGAMASMLWWPEAFCRQLARRGRFVIRYDNRDTGLSTKYPPGTPPYNFGDMVDDAIQVLDDHGVGKGHVVGLSMGGMLAQNVALKYPERVSALTVISSSPLGVDTSGLPGPTEAYKEHSAQGGDVDWSNRKQVLDFMVKDARAIASTRHPFDEERTHAMIEADYDRSGGLASATNHFLLKGGGPKRTVRDLMAPLLVIHGTADPLFPIEHGEALAKVVPGARLVKIEGGGHELHRNDWRQIIDAIAPNGRNLTRPACDR; encoded by the coding sequence ATGACCTACGCGGCGCAGCGCCCCGACATCGTTTCGGAAAGCTTCGGCAGTCCGAAAGATCCGCCGATCCTTCTGATCATGGGCGCCATGGCCTCGATGCTGTGGTGGCCGGAAGCCTTCTGCCGGCAACTCGCCAGGCGCGGCCGCTTTGTCATCCGCTACGACAACCGCGACACTGGACTGTCGACGAAATACCCGCCGGGCACGCCGCCCTACAATTTCGGGGATATGGTGGACGATGCGATCCAGGTGCTCGATGACCACGGCGTCGGCAAGGGGCATGTTGTCGGCCTGTCGATGGGCGGCATGCTCGCGCAGAACGTGGCGCTGAAATATCCTGAACGCGTCAGCGCGCTCACCGTGATCTCATCTTCGCCGCTCGGCGTCGATACGTCCGGCCTGCCCGGACCGACCGAAGCCTACAAGGAGCATTCGGCGCAAGGCGGCGACGTCGACTGGTCGAACAGGAAGCAGGTGCTCGACTTCATGGTCAAGGACGCCCGCGCGATCGCCAGCACGCGCCATCCATTCGACGAGGAACGCACGCACGCGATGATCGAGGCGGACTATGATCGCTCCGGCGGCCTCGCCAGCGCGACCAACCATTTCCTGCTCAAGGGCGGCGGCCCGAAACGGACGGTGCGAGACCTGATGGCACCGCTGCTCGTCATCCACGGCACCGCCGATCCGCTCTTTCCGATCGAACATGGCGAGGCGTTGGCAAAGGTGGTTCCCGGCGCAAGGCTGGTCAAGATCGAAGGCGGCGGCCATGAGCTGCACCGCAACGACTGGCGGCAGATCATCGACGCTATCGCGCCGAACGGCCGGAACTTGACGCGGCCGGCATGCGACAGGTGA
- a CDS encoding glutathione S-transferase family protein, whose protein sequence is MSLTFHFHPLASFCWKPLIAFYENDTPFNPVIVNLGDQASRAAFLKVSPTGKMPALRDDARERTLLESTIIIEYLAAHYPGPVTLVPTDIDFALQVRQADRFYDFYVQAPMQKIVGDRLRPKKQTDPFGVEESRAQLRNAYDIVEKEMQEKIWAVGDTFTMADCSASPALFYANKVEPFGDRFPTLKRYHDRLLARPSFARVVEEAQPYFKFFPYNNG, encoded by the coding sequence ATGTCCCTGACTTTCCATTTCCACCCGCTGGCTTCGTTTTGCTGGAAGCCACTGATCGCGTTCTACGAGAACGACACGCCATTCAATCCGGTCATCGTCAATCTCGGCGACCAGGCCTCGCGCGCGGCGTTCCTGAAAGTGTCGCCGACTGGCAAGATGCCGGCGCTGCGCGACGATGCGCGCGAGCGAACGCTGCTGGAATCGACCATCATCATTGAATATCTGGCTGCGCATTATCCCGGGCCTGTCACGCTGGTGCCCACCGACATCGACTTTGCCCTTCAGGTCCGTCAGGCCGACCGCTTCTATGATTTCTACGTGCAGGCGCCGATGCAGAAGATCGTCGGCGACCGGCTGCGGCCAAAGAAGCAGACCGATCCATTCGGCGTCGAGGAAAGCCGCGCGCAGTTGCGCAACGCCTATGACATCGTCGAAAAGGAGATGCAGGAAAAAATCTGGGCGGTCGGCGACACCTTCACCATGGCCGACTGCTCGGCCTCACCCGCCTTGTTCTATGCCAACAAGGTTGAACCGTTCGGCGACAGGTTTCCGACGCTGAAACGCTATCACGATCGTCTGCTGGCGCGCCCATCCTTTGCCCGCGTGGTCGAGGAAGCGCAGCCCTATTTCAAGTTCTTCCCCTACAACAACGGCTAA
- a CDS encoding metalloregulator ArsR/SmtB family transcription factor, producing the protein MMFSDAFVAIADPNRRYLLEELRRGPKTVNELAAGLPVSRPAVSQHLKVLLDAGLVNAKAEGTRRVYTVSSAGFLRLNIWLDQFWETAPGE; encoded by the coding sequence ATGATGTTTTCTGACGCCTTTGTGGCGATAGCCGACCCCAATCGGCGCTATCTCTTGGAAGAACTCCGGCGCGGCCCGAAGACGGTGAACGAACTGGCGGCCGGATTGCCCGTCTCGCGCCCGGCTGTTTCCCAGCATCTGAAGGTTCTGCTCGATGCCGGCCTTGTCAATGCCAAGGCCGAAGGCACCAGGCGCGTCTATACTGTCAGCAGCGCCGGCTTCCTTAGGCTGAACATCTGGCTCGACCAGTTCTGGGAAACGGCGCCGGGGGAATGA
- a CDS encoding DUF1192 family protein: MAIFDDEPRKKARPHEIGQDLSLLSVDELSERIALLRDEIARLEAERAAKSATKSAADALFRRG, encoded by the coding sequence ATGGCGATCTTCGACGACGAACCCCGGAAGAAGGCGCGCCCGCACGAGATCGGGCAGGACCTCTCGCTGCTTTCCGTCGACGAATTGTCGGAGCGCATCGCCCTGCTGCGCGACGAGATCGCCAGGCTTGAGGCAGAGCGGGCCGCCAAGAGCGCCACCAAATCCGCCGCCGACGCATTGTTCCGGCGCGGATAA
- a CDS encoding NAD(P)H-quinone oxidoreductase, producing MANKDKIPEKMTAIAISQPGGPRVLKPETRDVPVPGPGEVLIRVHAAGVNRPDVQQRKGVYPPPPGASDLPGLEVAGEIAALGDDISRWRIGDRVCALTPGGGYAEYVKVHAGSVLPIPAGFTYSEAAAVPENYFTVWHNVFERGGLKKGETLLVHGGSSGIGTTAIQLASAFGATVFTTAGSKDKCDACLKLGADRAINYREEDFVAAVKDATGGKGADVILDMVGGDYVARNYEAAAVEGRIVQIAVQAGAVASTNFATLMVKRLTHTGSTLRPRTVEFKAAIAAALEAQVWPLLGTRKVAPVMDMIFPLTEAWRAHERMEEGEHIGKIVLDVG from the coding sequence ATGGCGAACAAGGACAAGATCCCGGAGAAGATGACAGCCATCGCGATCTCGCAACCCGGCGGTCCCAGGGTGCTCAAGCCGGAAACCCGCGACGTGCCGGTCCCCGGCCCCGGCGAAGTGCTGATCCGGGTGCACGCAGCCGGGGTCAACCGACCCGACGTGCAGCAGCGCAAGGGTGTCTATCCGCCGCCGCCTGGCGCCTCGGACCTACCTGGACTCGAGGTCGCCGGCGAGATCGCGGCGCTCGGCGACGACATATCGCGCTGGCGCATCGGCGACCGGGTCTGCGCGCTGACGCCGGGCGGCGGCTATGCCGAATATGTCAAGGTCCATGCCGGCAGCGTGCTGCCGATCCCGGCCGGCTTCACCTATTCGGAAGCCGCGGCCGTGCCGGAGAACTACTTTACCGTCTGGCACAATGTGTTCGAGCGCGGCGGGCTCAAGAAGGGCGAGACGCTGCTTGTCCATGGCGGATCGTCCGGCATCGGCACCACCGCCATCCAACTTGCTTCGGCCTTCGGCGCCACTGTTTTCACCACCGCCGGCAGCAAGGACAAATGCGACGCCTGCCTCAAGCTCGGCGCCGACCGGGCGATCAATTATCGCGAGGAGGATTTCGTCGCCGCGGTCAAGGATGCGACCGGCGGCAAGGGCGCCGACGTCATCCTCGACATGGTCGGCGGCGACTATGTCGCGCGCAACTACGAGGCCGCGGCCGTCGAGGGGCGGATCGTCCAGATCGCCGTGCAGGCCGGCGCTGTCGCAAGCACCAATTTCGCGACGCTGATGGTCAAGCGCCTGACCCATACCGGCTCGACGCTTCGTCCGCGCACCGTCGAGTTCAAGGCGGCGATCGCCGCCGCGCTGGAGGCGCAGGTATGGCCGCTGCTCGGCACGCGCAAGGTGGCTCCGGTCATGGACATGATCTTTCCCCTGACCGAAGCCTGGCGGGCGCATGAGCGGATGGAAGAGGGCGAGCATATAGGCAAGATCGTCCTCGACGTCGGGTAA
- a CDS encoding DUF1127 domain-containing protein translates to MNPIRAFRKWRMYNETVRELNKLNARQLSDLGINRADIERIARQAV, encoded by the coding sequence ATGAACCCGATCCGTGCTTTCCGTAAGTGGCGCATGTACAACGAGACCGTGCGCGAATTGAACAAGCTCAATGCCCGCCAGCTCAGCGACCTCGGCATCAACCGCGCCGACATCGAGCGCATTGCCCGTCAGGCGGTGTAA